From Bacillus sp. FSL K6-3431, the proteins below share one genomic window:
- a CDS encoding DinB family protein, with the protein MKKHHALQLYDYHVWANNKFFVRLNELPKDIYDREIQSVFSSIAETLVHIYKADTIYLGVMREDSMDEIQASIIQAQEKTKDKGLEEIEALFYDLSKKYQDFFNNESDLDKEIFPEHPQYGRLETYLSELVQHVVNHGTYHRGNLTAMLRQLGYSSVPTDYVFYLYAIR; encoded by the coding sequence ATGAAAAAGCATCATGCGTTACAGTTGTATGATTATCATGTTTGGGCGAACAACAAGTTTTTTGTGCGATTGAATGAATTGCCGAAAGATATTTATGATCGGGAAATTCAAAGTGTTTTTTCCTCAATTGCGGAGACGCTTGTTCATATTTATAAGGCGGATACAATATATCTTGGTGTAATGCGAGAGGATAGTATGGATGAGATTCAAGCTTCTATTATCCAGGCGCAAGAAAAGACAAAGGATAAGGGACTCGAAGAAATAGAAGCGCTGTTTTATGATTTGTCAAAGAAGTATCAGGATTTTTTTAACAATGAGAGTGATTTGGATAAAGAAATTTTCCCCGAACATCCTCAATACGGTCGTTTAGAAACTTATCTTTCCGAATTGGTTCAGCATGTTGTAAACCATGGCACTTATCATCGTGGAAATCTTACGGCAATGTTACGTCAACTGGGTTACTCCAGTGTACCAACAGATTATGTTTTCTATCTTTATGCAATCAGATAA
- a CDS encoding GNAT family N-acetyltransferase: MDQVRLRIIEEKDIRFVQEYVSKKEIADTTNVPYPYPKDGARQWYKIVNAEREKGNHYPFAILCDEEFAGSISVRKEDEETGAIDYWVAPDFWNKGIGTKAVHKAIDFGIEELKFKKFETCCLVENPSSGRVLEKNGFKLVREFQIANNDKHEGKIANLYRLEI; encoded by the coding sequence ATGGACCAAGTGAGACTTAGGATTATTGAAGAAAAGGATATACGCTTCGTTCAAGAGTATGTGTCTAAAAAGGAAATTGCTGATACAACGAATGTACCTTATCCATATCCAAAAGATGGAGCAAGACAGTGGTATAAAATTGTAAACGCAGAAAGAGAAAAAGGAAACCATTATCCTTTTGCAATCTTGTGTGATGAAGAATTTGCAGGAAGCATTTCGGTTAGAAAAGAAGATGAAGAGACAGGTGCAATAGATTATTGGGTCGCACCTGATTTCTGGAACAAAGGAATTGGAACGAAAGCAGTACACAAAGCGATTGATTTCGGCATTGAGGAATTAAAATTTAAAAAGTTTGAGACTTGTTGTCTTGTTGAAAATCCTAGTTCTGGAAGAGTGTTAGAGAAAAATGGTTTTAAACTTGTAAGAGAATTTCAGATAGCAAATAACGATAAACACGAAGGGAAAATTGCTAATTTATATAGATTGGAGATATAA
- a CDS encoding MerR family transcriptional regulator — MEKLYSIQEISRILGMTKDTLRYYDRIGLVSPAREDNRYRRYSKNDLIDLMNIQIMQYADFSLEEIKGKFGFHRMENVDPAYCQEVAAFLDAKNAATREKIAHLEKVSQLLDVAAETLRDFNPESDQRLAEIVGEIYQAIRKKEPGISEEGCHGHQG; from the coding sequence ATGGAAAAACTTTATTCTATACAAGAGATTTCGAGGATCCTTGGGATGACGAAGGATACGCTTCGTTACTATGACCGGATTGGACTCGTATCGCCAGCCCGGGAAGACAATAGGTACCGCAGATATTCGAAGAACGACCTCATCGACTTGATGAACATTCAAATCATGCAGTATGCGGACTTTTCTCTTGAAGAAATCAAGGGAAAGTTTGGGTTCCACAGGATGGAGAATGTAGACCCTGCTTATTGCCAGGAGGTTGCTGCGTTCCTCGATGCCAAGAATGCAGCAACGCGCGAGAAGATTGCTCATCTAGAGAAGGTCAGTCAGTTGCTCGACGTAGCAGCCGAAACGCTAAGGGACTTTAATCCTGAAAGCGACCAGCGACTGGCAGAGATCGTTGGCGAGATTTACCAGGCTATTCGAAAGAAGGAACCGGGAATATCCGAGGAGGGATGTCATGGACATCAAGGTTAG
- a CDS encoding ankyrin repeat domain-containing protein has protein sequence MRKWTVILIGSMLLLQGCNSNNSDELTQPEKEREVMHEGLDEQLIEAVEREDTDVVSNLIKEGVDINAQDSKQRTATMIATYNNDVSTAKVLIEAGADVNIQDDMLNNPFLYAGAEGYLEILKLIIQAGADPTITNRYGGTALIPASEHGYIDVVNELLTNTDIDVNHINDLGWTALLEAIILGNGSNKQQQTIQLLIEHGADVSIPDSNKVSPLTHAQERGFKEIEETLLSAGAK, from the coding sequence TTGAGAAAGTGGACAGTGATATTGATAGGTTCTATGTTATTGCTCCAAGGATGTAATTCAAATAATAGTGACGAACTGACTCAACCAGAAAAGGAGAGAGAAGTTATGCATGAAGGGTTGGATGAACAGCTAATTGAAGCAGTAGAACGTGAAGATACAGATGTCGTAAGTAATCTGATTAAGGAGGGGGTAGATATTAATGCACAGGACTCCAAGCAACGAACTGCTACTATGATTGCGACTTATAATAATGATGTTTCAACTGCAAAGGTATTGATTGAAGCGGGTGCAGATGTAAATATCCAAGATGATATGCTAAACAATCCCTTCCTCTATGCCGGAGCGGAAGGTTATTTAGAAATCTTAAAACTAATAATTCAAGCAGGAGCAGACCCTACGATCACAAATCGATATGGAGGGACTGCATTAATTCCTGCGTCAGAACACGGGTATATTGATGTAGTCAATGAACTTCTGACAAATACGGATATCGATGTTAATCATATAAATGATCTCGGATGGACAGCTCTTCTAGAAGCCATTATTTTAGGAAATGGGAGCAACAAACAACAGCAAACCATTCAGTTGCTTATAGAACATGGAGCGGATGTTAGTATTCCGGATAGCAATAAGGTATCTCCGCTAACACACGCACAGGAGAGAGGATTTAAAGAGATTGAGGAAACTTTGTTAAGTGCAGGAGCAAAATAA